A window of Paenibacillus sp. 19GGS1-52 contains these coding sequences:
- a CDS encoding class I SAM-dependent methyltransferase yields MKQNIYDNPLFFEKYISLRNSGVTYNDFVEQPAMKSVIPTLHGKLVLDLGCGAGHLARYCIENGASRVIGVDISKNMIEQANKENKHEKINYIRMPIEDLELPDYKFDLIISSLAVHYLEDYPTLVEKVSKLLNKGGVFLFSTEHPMVTARREKNNWIKDTEGNRLYYAVDHYQEEGKREEHWYVNGVIKYHRTVSTLLNTLINNGLILEKIIEPQSIPAGLEIMPKLIHEARKPSFMIIKASKT; encoded by the coding sequence TTGAAGCAAAATATTTATGACAATCCGCTATTTTTCGAAAAATATATTTCTTTACGCAATAGTGGAGTAACCTATAATGATTTTGTCGAACAACCGGCAATGAAGTCTGTAATTCCAACGCTCCATGGGAAATTAGTATTGGATTTAGGCTGTGGGGCGGGTCACCTTGCGAGATATTGTATAGAGAATGGTGCTTCGAGGGTTATAGGTGTAGACATCTCAAAAAACATGATTGAGCAGGCTAATAAAGAAAACAAGCACGAGAAAATAAATTATATCCGCATGCCCATAGAGGACCTGGAATTGCCAGATTATAAGTTTGATCTCATCATAAGCTCATTGGCAGTACATTATTTAGAAGATTACCCAACTCTGGTTGAAAAGGTCAGCAAATTATTAAATAAGGGCGGTGTATTTCTATTTTCAACCGAACATCCCATGGTTACCGCTCGAAGAGAGAAGAATAACTGGATTAAGGATACAGAGGGGAACAGATTATATTACGCAGTGGATCATTATCAGGAAGAGGGAAAGAGGGAGGAGCATTGGTATGTTAATGGTGTGATCAAATACCATAGAACGGTTTCAACCTTACTAAATACACTTATAAACAATGGGCTAATACTGGAAAAGATTATTGAACCTCAATCTATCCCCGCTGGATTGGAGATCATGCCTAAATTGATACATGAAGCACGAAAACCCAGCTTTATGATTATTAAAGCATCCAAAACGTGA
- a CDS encoding sulfate ABC transporter substrate-binding protein: MKLFKRSRQLHGWPAALMLAILALTVVGCGSEKTDTAAGAEPQGDLTLVVGAYSVAKDAMGDILPLFAAKWKADTGQTIVFQQSYEASGTQARAIVGGFEADVTLLAMQGDVEKLVKAGLVEPTWKDRGENGMVTRSVVALGTREGNPKGIKDFSDLAKPGVKVLYPNPKTSGGAQWDINAIYGAGLKRSEEQEGVKDPAAAKAFLESIHANVESLDKSGRASMAAFEYGVGDVIVTYENELLARIAQGIKYEVIIPKDTILIENPAAVVAKYADEHGTRKASEALLDYLLTPEAQEIFAKYGFRPVNKEVYAANESHYPIPAGLFDINYLGGWDEVRSTLYSKRGIWYQVLAGI; encoded by the coding sequence ATGAAGCTTTTCAAAAGGAGCAGACAACTGCACGGATGGCCTGCTGCCCTAATGTTGGCAATACTTGCGTTGACTGTAGTCGGCTGCGGGAGTGAAAAGACCGACACCGCGGCGGGAGCTGAGCCGCAAGGCGATCTTACGCTCGTAGTCGGCGCATATAGCGTGGCGAAGGATGCAATGGGCGATATTCTGCCGCTATTTGCAGCAAAGTGGAAGGCAGATACAGGACAGACTATCGTATTCCAGCAATCTTACGAGGCTTCGGGAACTCAGGCCCGGGCCATAGTTGGCGGATTCGAAGCAGATGTTACGCTGCTGGCCATGCAGGGCGATGTCGAGAAGCTGGTCAAAGCAGGACTCGTCGAGCCGACATGGAAAGACCGCGGTGAGAATGGGATGGTGACACGGTCAGTAGTGGCCCTTGGAACCCGCGAAGGCAACCCAAAGGGGATTAAGGATTTCAGCGATCTGGCGAAGCCGGGGGTTAAAGTGCTGTATCCTAATCCGAAGACCTCAGGTGGAGCACAATGGGATATCAACGCCATCTATGGGGCGGGCCTGAAGCGTTCTGAGGAGCAAGAAGGAGTAAAGGACCCTGCTGCTGCTAAAGCTTTTTTGGAGAGCATACACGCGAACGTAGAGTCTCTGGATAAAAGCGGCCGAGCCTCAATGGCAGCGTTCGAGTATGGGGTTGGCGATGTGATCGTTACTTATGAGAATGAGCTCCTGGCGCGAATTGCCCAAGGGATCAAATATGAGGTCATTATTCCGAAGGATACCATTCTTATTGAGAATCCGGCTGCAGTTGTTGCTAAATATGCAGATGAGCACGGAACCCGTAAAGCCTCGGAGGCATTGCTTGATTATCTGCTGACGCCAGAAGCGCAAGAGATCTTTGCAAAGTATGGTTTTCGTCCGGTCAATAAGGAAGTTTATGCTGCGAACGAGAGCCACTATCCAATTCCTGCGGGGCTTTTTGATATCAATTATCTGGGGGGTTGGGATGAGGTGCGCAGTACGCTTTATTCTAAGCGAGGGATCTGGTATCAAGTACTGGCCGGAATATGA
- a CDS encoding MBL fold metallo-hydrolase, with the protein MDTLVFLGTGDAMGVPRVYCSCETCTEARATGENVRLRSSVLIDNGTEVLVIDCGPDWRRQMEAQGIREMRRLLVTHAHFDHIGGLPEWADACRWMGFKGELYAPAEVIPIIERQYPWLSRHIQMIACDDGIILDGWQISTWKVNHGKNGYSYAYRLEKEGYTWVYCPDSISLGAEETRLMHGADLLVLGTSFYYESAELSTRSVYDMTEAAELLQVVQPHRAVYTHMSHDVDLGKSYILPENVTLARTGLQLRLGHSEA; encoded by the coding sequence ATGGATACATTAGTTTTTCTGGGTACAGGCGATGCTATGGGTGTGCCCCGAGTATATTGCAGCTGTGAGACCTGCACGGAAGCGCGAGCGACTGGAGAGAATGTCCGCCTGCGCTCATCTGTGCTCATAGATAACGGCACTGAGGTATTGGTTATTGATTGTGGTCCCGATTGGCGGCGGCAAATGGAAGCGCAGGGTATTCGCGAGATGCGCAGGCTGCTGGTGACCCATGCTCATTTCGACCATATTGGTGGGCTGCCGGAATGGGCGGATGCCTGCCGGTGGATGGGCTTCAAGGGAGAGCTGTATGCTCCTGCAGAGGTCATTCCCATTATTGAGCGGCAGTATCCGTGGCTGAGCAGGCACATTCAGATGATTGCTTGCGATGATGGCATTATACTGGATGGATGGCAAATATCGACTTGGAAAGTGAACCATGGAAAGAACGGATACTCTTACGCCTATCGGCTGGAGAAGGAAGGTTATACGTGGGTCTACTGTCCAGACTCCATCTCACTGGGGGCTGAGGAGACACGACTCATGCATGGGGCTGATCTGCTTGTGCTGGGGACAAGCTTTTATTATGAGTCTGCTGAGCTCTCTACCCGCTCCGTGTACGACATGACCGAAGCGGCTGAGCTGCTGCAGGTGGTACAACCTCATCGGGCTGTGTACACGCATATGTCGCATGACGTTGATCTGGGCAAATCGTATATTTTACCAGAGAATGTAACGCTGGCACGTACGGGGCTGCAACTACGGCTTGGGCATTCGGAGGCCTGA
- a CDS encoding iron-containing alcohol dehydrogenase family protein codes for MLQDIIVRAAPQEFICRAGSWNDLEQHLEKRGIGRVLIVHGTRSWTAAAPYLPELKRTEVHLHVYSGECTYEERDRIAAYLAKHELQAVIGVGGGKITDLVKSAAALLHLPAIILPTLASTCAAWSSLSVMYDTDGAFIRFEVFPRSNALVLLDPQVIANSPPEFLVAGIGDTLAKWYEADVIIRQLDKPPVEVELAWFAAQKCRDNLLAYSEQELDALRTGELNDALIRIVETNIMVAGLVGGFGENYGRTAGAHSIHDALTSRPEAHNLLHGNKVAYGVLVQLALEENWSEIDFLLPFYTQLGLPASLEDMGLNFLTREDLLKLGERATEKGASIHMMSGEIHANIVADSIQQLEDYIAGQRKDARNQGVEAS; via the coding sequence ATGTTGCAAGACATCATCGTCCGCGCAGCCCCGCAGGAGTTCATTTGCCGAGCAGGCAGTTGGAACGATCTGGAGCAGCACCTTGAGAAGAGAGGGATTGGACGTGTGCTTATAGTGCATGGTACTCGTTCATGGACAGCGGCAGCGCCCTACCTTCCCGAGCTTAAACGAACAGAAGTACACCTCCATGTGTACAGCGGAGAATGCACCTACGAGGAGCGGGACCGGATTGCTGCTTATCTTGCAAAGCATGAGCTACAGGCTGTGATTGGTGTGGGTGGAGGGAAAATTACGGACTTGGTAAAATCAGCCGCCGCCCTGTTGCATTTACCAGCCATAATTCTGCCTACACTTGCTTCAACCTGCGCAGCTTGGTCTTCACTGAGCGTAATGTATGACACAGACGGAGCCTTCATCCGCTTTGAGGTATTTCCGCGCAGCAATGCCCTTGTACTGCTGGACCCGCAGGTGATTGCCAATTCACCGCCAGAGTTCCTGGTTGCGGGCATTGGAGATACACTCGCCAAATGGTATGAGGCTGACGTCATCATCCGCCAGTTGGATAAGCCACCAGTTGAAGTAGAGCTAGCCTGGTTCGCAGCGCAGAAATGCCGTGATAATCTGCTAGCCTACAGTGAGCAGGAACTTGATGCGTTACGGACTGGCGAATTGAATGATGCCTTGATCCGGATTGTGGAGACGAACATCATGGTCGCAGGTCTAGTGGGTGGCTTCGGCGAGAACTATGGCCGCACGGCGGGCGCTCACTCTATTCACGATGCACTAACGAGTCGACCCGAAGCGCATAACCTTCTGCACGGGAATAAAGTAGCCTATGGTGTGCTGGTCCAGCTGGCGCTGGAGGAGAATTGGTCGGAAATTGATTTTCTGCTGCCGTTCTACACGCAGCTTGGCTTGCCTGCTAGTCTGGAGGATATGGGGCTGAATTTCCTGACACGTGAAGACCTACTGAAGCTGGGAGAACGCGCGACAGAGAAAGGAGCATCCATTCATATGATGTCCGGGGAGATCCATGCTAATATTGTGGCTGACTCTATACAACAACTGGAGGATTACATAGCGGGACAACGTAAAGATGCTAGAAACCAGGGAGTAGAGGCCTCATGA
- a CDS encoding S-ribosylhomocysteine lyase: protein MAKVESFQLDHTKVKAPYVRIAGTERNALGSTIQKYDLRLLQPNVDALPTAAVHTLEHLLATYLRDELTGIIDISPMGCRTGFYLIIWDEHDPADVAAALTKVLHKVLETEHVPAVSALECGNYKDHSLFSAQEYARIVLEAGISDDPFRD from the coding sequence ATGGCGAAAGTTGAGAGTTTTCAGTTGGATCACACGAAAGTAAAAGCACCCTACGTGCGAATTGCGGGTACCGAGAGAAATGCGCTCGGCAGCACGATTCAGAAATACGATTTACGCCTGCTGCAACCTAATGTAGATGCCTTGCCAACGGCTGCTGTTCATACCCTGGAGCACTTGCTGGCTACCTATTTGCGGGACGAACTAACCGGTATCATTGATATTTCCCCAATGGGCTGCCGCACAGGTTTTTATCTGATTATCTGGGATGAACATGATCCTGCCGACGTTGCAGCAGCCCTCACTAAGGTACTGCATAAGGTGCTTGAGACTGAGCATGTTCCTGCGGTCTCCGCTCTCGAATGCGGCAATTATAAAGATCATTCTTTGTTCAGCGCTCAGGAATACGCCAGAATTGTGCTCGAAGCAGGCATTAGTGATGACCCTTTCCGGGATTAA
- a CDS encoding SDR family NAD(P)-dependent oxidoreductase yields the protein MLSIDFTGKTLVVTGGLTGIGKGIADLFLEAGANVVVGDIACTAGVEVVHERLVNIQIDVTAIDDATRLINCAVEAFGRVDFLVNNSGTSTMDFAVDIKEADWDKVMDINAKGVFLVSQAGAKQMLLQGGGGRIINIASQAGKNGYRCMGNYVASKHAVLGFTKVMALELAREQILVNAVCPGIVETDMKRRERIEGAGLRGMLPEDILAEDRSQVPLGRTAEPEDVANVVLFLASPFSAYMTGQAINVTGGMTMN from the coding sequence ATGCTGAGTATTGATTTCACTGGCAAAACATTAGTTGTAACTGGCGGTCTAACCGGAATCGGCAAAGGCATAGCGGATTTGTTCCTAGAAGCCGGAGCCAATGTTGTGGTCGGGGATATTGCCTGTACAGCGGGGGTTGAGGTTGTCCATGAACGGCTTGTGAATATCCAAATAGATGTCACAGCGATTGACGATGCCACACGGCTCATTAATTGTGCCGTGGAAGCTTTTGGGCGCGTTGATTTTCTTGTAAATAACAGCGGAACCTCGACCATGGACTTTGCCGTGGATATTAAAGAGGCAGACTGGGATAAAGTCATGGATATTAACGCCAAAGGGGTCTTTCTGGTCTCCCAAGCCGGGGCGAAGCAAATGCTGCTGCAAGGTGGTGGCGGCCGGATTATCAATATTGCTTCACAGGCGGGTAAGAATGGCTACCGCTGCATGGGCAATTATGTGGCTTCCAAGCATGCCGTACTTGGCTTCACCAAAGTGATGGCACTGGAGCTGGCCCGTGAGCAAATTCTAGTGAATGCGGTCTGCCCGGGCATTGTGGAGACAGATATGAAGCGCCGTGAACGAATTGAAGGTGCAGGCTTGCGTGGAATGCTGCCAGAGGATATCTTGGCGGAGGACCGCTCACAGGTTCCACTTGGCCGCACGGCTGAGCCGGAGGATGTCGCTAATGTTGTGCTGTTTCTGGCAAGTCCATTCTCTGCTTATATGACGGGTCAGGCCATTAATGTTACTGGCGGAATGACTATGAATTAA
- a CDS encoding MetQ/NlpA family ABC transporter substrate-binding protein — MNKKWIHSALIVVAVALFTAGCGNSKDASDSGSNSSAQAKKTLHISFNPGPYSDEFKNGVAPFLEAKGYEITYKEFTDGIQPNVAVANGELDANVFQHSLYLESINVREKIDLIGAVQVPTPPMGLYSNKHTSLDEVSDGAQVSLPNEPVNMLRALNILKEVGWITLKDDLDPLKVALSDITSNPHNLKFIATDPAQGPRTLEDVDFAAIQGNFAVSNDIKLTSALQLEKMTDPFINIVAVNSKNKDAQFVKDIIEGYHSAEFQKYIKSNPDYEGYKLPSYFK; from the coding sequence ATGAACAAAAAATGGATCCATTCCGCACTTATCGTCGTCGCCGTCGCTTTATTCACTGCCGGTTGCGGCAATTCCAAGGATGCTTCCGATTCAGGTAGTAATTCCTCCGCTCAAGCCAAGAAGACGCTGCACATCAGCTTTAATCCCGGACCTTATAGTGATGAATTCAAGAACGGTGTGGCCCCTTTCCTTGAGGCAAAAGGGTATGAGATCACTTATAAGGAGTTTACAGACGGGATTCAGCCTAATGTGGCCGTTGCCAATGGCGAGCTGGATGCGAACGTATTTCAGCATTCTTTATACCTTGAATCTATTAATGTAAGAGAGAAGATTGATCTGATTGGGGCGGTACAGGTACCAACACCACCGATGGGACTCTATTCCAACAAACACACTAGCCTGGATGAGGTCAGTGATGGTGCACAGGTGAGTCTTCCGAATGAACCGGTCAATATGCTCCGTGCCCTTAATATTCTGAAAGAGGTAGGCTGGATTACGCTGAAGGATGATCTTGATCCACTGAAGGTTGCGCTCAGTGACATTACCTCCAATCCACATAACCTGAAATTTATTGCCACCGATCCGGCACAGGGCCCACGTACGCTTGAGGATGTTGATTTTGCGGCCATTCAGGGTAATTTCGCTGTATCCAATGATATTAAGCTGACCTCAGCGCTGCAATTAGAGAAGATGACAGACCCGTTTATTAACATAGTTGCGGTGAACAGTAAGAATAAGGATGCGCAGTTTGTCAAAGACATTATCGAAGGCTACCATTCCGCTGAATTCCAGAAATATATCAAATCCAATCCGGATTATGAAGGTTATAAGCTGCCGAGTTATTTCAAATAA
- a CDS encoding methionine ABC transporter ATP-binding protein — MIELREIYKTFERKGQSIEALRGVSLHVEKGDIYGVIGYSGAGKSTLIRLVNYLERPTLGQVFVEGEPLDKYSPAELRKVKKKIGMIFQHFNLLESKTVFDNIAIPLVLLKRSKQEIRERVSELLEFTGLSDKAQSYPKELSGGQKQRVGIARALASNPSILLCDEATSALDPQTTKSILELLKRINEEYNITIMIITHEMGVIQQICNKVAVMEQGEIIEKGNVLEVFGNPSHPTTQSFVQTVIHNSVPPSVLHNLKAETGRRLFKLKFVGGTASEPIINTLIRNHDVNVNILFANMTEIQNTTLGSMILQMNGDNGIIDQAAAFLLSQGVQIKEVEA, encoded by the coding sequence ATGATCGAGCTTAGGGAGATATACAAAACCTTTGAACGCAAGGGACAGTCGATAGAAGCTTTGAGAGGGGTCAGCCTGCATGTCGAGAAAGGGGACATTTATGGTGTGATCGGCTATAGTGGCGCTGGCAAAAGCACATTGATTCGTTTGGTGAATTATCTGGAAAGGCCGACCCTAGGACAGGTATTTGTGGAAGGTGAACCTCTTGATAAATACAGTCCCGCAGAGCTGCGCAAGGTGAAAAAGAAAATCGGGATGATTTTTCAGCATTTTAATCTGCTTGAATCCAAAACGGTCTTCGACAACATCGCGATTCCACTAGTGCTGCTCAAGAGAAGTAAACAGGAGATCCGCGAGCGGGTCAGCGAGCTGTTGGAATTCACCGGGCTTAGCGATAAAGCCCAAAGTTATCCGAAGGAGCTCTCAGGCGGACAAAAGCAGCGTGTGGGCATTGCCCGGGCGCTCGCCAGCAATCCCTCCATTCTGCTCTGTGATGAAGCGACCTCGGCGCTTGATCCACAGACCACCAAGTCTATTTTGGAGCTGCTGAAAAGAATCAACGAAGAGTACAACATCACCATTATGATCATTACTCATGAAATGGGGGTGATCCAGCAGATCTGCAACAAGGTTGCGGTGATGGAGCAGGGAGAGATTATTGAGAAGGGTAATGTGCTCGAAGTGTTTGGAAATCCCAGCCATCCGACTACGCAAAGCTTTGTCCAGACCGTCATCCATAACAGTGTACCGCCAAGTGTGCTGCATAACCTGAAAGCCGAAACTGGACGGCGTCTGTTCAAACTGAAATTTGTTGGAGGAACCGCCTCAGAACCGATTATTAATACGCTAATCCGCAATCATGATGTCAATGTGAATATTTTATTCGCCAATATGACCGAAATTCAGAATACGACACTAGGAAGCATGATCCTGCAGATGAACGGCGATAACGGGATCATCGATCAGGCAGCCGCGTTTCTGCTCAGCCAAGGTGTTCAGATCAAGGAGGTGGAAGCCTAA
- the cysA gene encoding sulfate ABC transporter ATP-binding protein — MHVEVRGLNKHFGDFHAVKDVNFEITKGHLIGLLGPSGGGKTSILRMLAGLETPDSGEIIFHGQTVNNLPPQERGIGFVFQNYALFKHMTAYENIAFGLKVKKASKAAIRDRVTELVELTGLKGFESRYPHQLSGGQRQRVAFARALAPEPQLLLLDEPFAAIDAKIRQELRSWLRELIERVGITSIFVTHDQDEAIEVADEIMIINQGRVEQKGTPWDIYKEPKTPFVATFIGESTLIENASELKGFKGAGGGKPTKALIRPEYIEVGSLHEFKMASATEQGIVKHLHFRGSEWLVEVEINGHKLTTYRSLEKETLQPGQDISVLVHRAYLFNDERSWIQENNLKEDPMPVFI; from the coding sequence ATGCATGTAGAAGTGCGGGGATTAAATAAGCATTTTGGAGATTTTCATGCGGTCAAGGACGTCAATTTCGAGATTACCAAAGGTCACCTAATTGGGCTGCTTGGTCCGAGTGGAGGTGGCAAGACTTCGATTCTGCGCATGCTGGCAGGATTGGAGACACCGGATAGCGGGGAGATTATTTTTCACGGACAGACGGTTAACAATCTTCCGCCTCAGGAGCGCGGGATTGGCTTCGTCTTTCAGAACTATGCGCTATTCAAGCATATGACCGCCTATGAGAATATTGCGTTTGGACTAAAGGTCAAGAAAGCGAGCAAAGCGGCGATTCGTGATCGTGTTACAGAGTTGGTTGAGCTGACAGGGTTAAAAGGCTTTGAGAGCCGCTATCCGCATCAGCTGTCTGGTGGACAACGCCAGCGTGTGGCTTTCGCCCGGGCGCTCGCGCCCGAGCCGCAGTTGCTGCTGCTGGATGAACCTTTTGCAGCTATCGATGCCAAAATCCGTCAGGAGCTGCGGTCATGGCTGCGCGAGCTGATTGAACGCGTGGGCATTACCTCCATCTTTGTCACCCATGATCAGGATGAAGCTATTGAAGTAGCGGATGAAATCATGATTATTAACCAAGGGCGTGTAGAGCAAAAAGGTACGCCTTGGGATATCTATAAAGAGCCGAAGACGCCATTCGTGGCGACATTCATCGGGGAATCGACACTGATTGAGAATGCTTCCGAGCTGAAGGGCTTTAAAGGAGCTGGCGGCGGTAAGCCGACTAAAGCACTGATCCGTCCTGAGTATATCGAGGTTGGAAGTCTGCATGAGTTCAAAATGGCCTCCGCTACGGAGCAGGGCATCGTGAAGCATCTGCATTTCCGCGGCAGCGAATGGCTGGTTGAAGTAGAAATAAACGGCCACAAGCTGACCACCTACCGTTCTTTGGAGAAAGAAACTTTGCAGCCGGGACAGGATATCTCTGTGCTTGTGCACCGTGCTTATCTCTTTAACGATGAGCGGAGCTGGATTCAGGAAAATAATCTCAAAGAAGATCCAATGCCGGTATTTATCTAA
- a CDS encoding aminotransferase class I/II-fold pyridoxal phosphate-dependent enzyme — protein MDFKPSNVVNELPGNYFNAMKEKIAQYRSKGIDVIDLASGNPDQPTPEPIIQALKEAIDQPENQGYPPFYGKKSTLEAISTFYKREYKVELDPETEIAVFNGSGIGIVGIPQSLLNPGDILLTADPAYPAYYAAASLARAVVQTIPVYEKDGYLPDYETVPEEILRQVKLLLLNYPNNPTGAIATEEFWEQTIAFAAKQQIPVLNDFAYGAFGFDGHKPLSLLQTPGAKEYAVETYTLSKTYNMAGWRFGFAVGNASIIAALKHYHTQAYSTIFGAVQDAAAVALLGSQESVQQLGLLYERRRDTLVHKLRSIGWNVPSPQGTFFAWFRVPEGYTSESFATQLLEEAHVAVAQGEGFGTEGRAYVRVSLVNSEERLSEAVERIARTGIFSGSALLSN, from the coding sequence ATGGACTTTAAACCCTCCAACGTAGTTAATGAGCTTCCTGGGAATTATTTCAACGCGATGAAGGAGAAGATTGCTCAGTATCGTAGTAAAGGCATTGATGTCATCGATCTGGCCAGCGGGAATCCGGACCAACCCACGCCGGAGCCCATCATTCAAGCCTTGAAGGAGGCTATTGATCAGCCGGAGAATCAGGGCTACCCACCCTTTTACGGTAAAAAAAGCACACTGGAAGCTATATCCACCTTTTATAAGCGTGAATATAAGGTGGAGCTTGATCCAGAAACGGAGATCGCCGTATTTAACGGATCGGGGATTGGCATTGTAGGCATCCCGCAAAGCCTGCTGAATCCCGGGGATATTCTGCTGACTGCAGACCCGGCTTATCCCGCTTATTATGCAGCAGCCTCACTGGCGCGGGCCGTAGTCCAGACGATACCCGTCTATGAGAAGGATGGGTACTTGCCGGATTACGAAACCGTTCCAGAAGAGATCTTGCGGCAGGTGAAGCTCTTGCTGCTGAATTATCCGAACAATCCGACAGGAGCGATTGCGACGGAGGAATTCTGGGAGCAGACCATTGCGTTTGCAGCGAAGCAGCAGATTCCTGTGCTGAATGATTTTGCTTACGGAGCCTTTGGCTTTGACGGGCACAAACCACTGAGCCTGCTGCAGACGCCTGGGGCGAAAGAATACGCGGTAGAGACGTACACGTTGTCCAAGACGTATAACATGGCGGGCTGGCGTTTCGGGTTTGCTGTAGGAAATGCGTCCATTATCGCGGCGTTGAAGCATTATCATACGCAGGCGTACAGCACCATCTTTGGTGCTGTACAGGATGCGGCGGCTGTGGCTCTGCTCGGTTCACAGGAATCGGTGCAGCAGCTTGGATTGCTGTATGAGCGGCGTCGCGATACGCTCGTCCATAAACTGCGCAGCATTGGCTGGAATGTTCCCTCTCCGCAGGGGACATTTTTTGCCTGGTTCAGAGTGCCGGAGGGTTATACCTCCGAATCTTTTGCCACGCAACTACTGGAGGAAGCACATGTGGCTGTGGCCCAAGGAGAAGGCTTTGGCACAGAGGGCCGCGCTTACGTAAGAGTGAGCCTTGTAAACAGTGAGGAACGGTTGAGTGAAGCAGTGGAGCGCATTGCGCGAACAGGCATATTCAGCGGCTCTGCGCTGTTGTCAAATTAG
- a CDS encoding methionine ABC transporter permease, with the protein MMDTTITSAQLFQALNETVVMVGVALLFGALLGIPIGIILVITRPGGVLENKYVYAVLNPVINVIRSLPFIILLVAIIPFTRAIVHTSIGTSAAIVPLVVYIAPYIARLVENSLLEVNPGILEAAEAMGATTFQVIWHFMLPEAFGSLILTMTTAMIGLVGATAMAGSVGGGGIGDLAINYGYQRFDTFVMIVTVVILIIFVQGIQSAGNRLARKARRD; encoded by the coding sequence ATGATGGATACAACGATTACCTCCGCGCAGCTGTTTCAGGCTCTTAATGAAACGGTAGTTATGGTTGGAGTTGCCCTGTTGTTCGGAGCGCTGCTCGGGATTCCTATCGGAATTATTCTGGTCATTACACGTCCGGGAGGCGTACTGGAGAATAAGTATGTGTATGCAGTGTTGAATCCGGTAATTAACGTTATCCGGTCGCTGCCCTTTATTATATTGCTGGTGGCCATTATTCCGTTTACACGCGCGATTGTTCACACCTCGATTGGCACTAGCGCAGCCATTGTACCCTTAGTGGTATATATTGCTCCGTACATAGCGCGGCTGGTGGAGAATTCCCTGCTTGAAGTCAATCCAGGAATTCTGGAGGCAGCGGAAGCGATGGGCGCGACTACATTCCAGGTGATCTGGCATTTTATGCTGCCGGAGGCTTTTGGCTCGTTAATCCTGACCATGACAACAGCCATGATCGGGCTGGTCGGGGCAACCGCTATGGCCGGCTCAGTTGGCGGCGGGGGGATCGGCGATTTGGCCATTAATTATGGCTATCAGCGGTTTGATACTTTTGTGATGATCGTTACGGTTGTTATTCTGATTATTTTCGTACAGGGTATTCAGTCTGCCGGCAACCGGCTGGCCCGCAAAGCCCGCCGAGATTAA
- a CDS encoding 5'-methylthioadenosine/adenosylhomocysteine nucleosidase, translating into MSIAIIGAMEEEIELLRSELQDRSSLSAANSLIFYSGQLNGQEVVLLCCGIGKVNAALATAVLLERFQCELIINTGVAGGLDVELQVGDVVIATELAYSDVDATAFNYVYGQVPQMPKRYAILPNLLALAQQVIDLRPREERIVTGLITTADSFISHPERAAYIRTQFPEVKATDMEGAAIAQTAYQFGVPFVNIRSISDIAGSEAAGLFKSHLELAARNSAEVVKEFISLYMQFSKNSKK; encoded by the coding sequence ATGAGTATCGCCATTATTGGAGCTATGGAAGAAGAAATAGAATTATTGCGATCAGAGCTGCAGGATAGAAGCAGTCTGAGTGCAGCAAATAGTCTTATTTTCTACTCGGGCCAGCTGAACGGACAAGAAGTAGTGCTGTTGTGCTGCGGCATCGGCAAGGTCAATGCGGCGTTAGCAACGGCTGTGCTTCTGGAGCGATTCCAATGTGAGCTGATCATTAATACCGGTGTTGCCGGTGGTCTGGATGTTGAGCTGCAGGTGGGGGATGTCGTGATAGCTACAGAGCTGGCCTATAGTGATGTGGATGCAACTGCATTCAATTATGTGTATGGACAGGTTCCGCAAATGCCAAAGAGGTATGCGATTCTTCCAAATCTGTTAGCTCTGGCGCAGCAGGTTATTGATCTTAGACCGCGAGAGGAACGTATTGTTACCGGATTGATTACAACGGCAGACTCTTTTATTAGTCATCCGGAGCGGGCGGCATATATCCGTACTCAATTCCCTGAAGTGAAAGCAACGGATATGGAAGGGGCCGCTATTGCCCAAACGGCTTATCAATTCGGCGTTCCTTTCGTAAACATCCGCTCCATCTCGGATATTGCTGGGTCTGAAGCAGCCGGATTATTCAAATCTCACTTGGAGCTGGCGGCTAGGAACTCTGCTGAGGTGGTGAAGGAATTTATTTCTTTGTATATGCAGTTTTCAAAAAATTCTAAAAAATAG